A genome region from Populus alba chromosome 5, ASM523922v2, whole genome shotgun sequence includes the following:
- the LOC118030399 gene encoding U-box domain-containing protein 26 isoform X2 — MVPNHTLRHLIDQWLQMGTQFDPVLCTIDCLASLKKNLESDEATLENKCQTLQKIQALTEESQSGNSCLLQLGFLPLLLELLFGKTESKLSQECVKFAEQALSWVLRLMSPGEYEYLNMLNEESKLESFQVLFDQGTGKIKRSLCQVIEAISSSMETRELCAKLGKNRKLLKGLILLVHPTYEASDSGIKAISALCCLESNRQNLVQEGVISRLLTYIFDSERHERNLAPKALSTIELLLELESAKAALINNPNGIKALIKMVFRFSEHEGSESAVQSLTIICTDSLQARDEAISAGVLTQLLLLLQSQCSARTKTKARMLLKLLRSRWD, encoded by the coding sequence ATGGTTCCTAATCACACTCTTCGCCATTTGATTGATCAGTGGCTGCAAATGGGCACTCAGTTTGATCCTGTTTTGTGTACAATTGATTGCTTAGCCTCGTTGAAGAAAAATCTTGAATCAGATGAAGCTACCTTGGAGAACAAGTGTCAAACACTCCAAAAAATCCAAGCTCTAACAGAGGAATCACAATCTGGAAACTCTTGCTTGCTTCAATTAGGCTTCTTGCCTTTATTATTGGAACTACTTTTTGGAAAAACAGAATCCAAACTGTCTCAAGAATGTGTTAAGTTTGCAGAACAAGCTCTTTCTTGGGTCCTAAGATTGATGTCACCCGGCGAGTACGAGTATTTAAATATGCTAAACGAAGAGTCTAAATTGGAGTCCTTCCAGGTTTTGTTTGACCAAGGAACTGGCAAGATCAAGAGGAGTTTGTGCCAAGTAATAGAGGCAATATCATCATCCATGGAGACAAGAGAACTCTGTGCTAAGCTTGGCAAAAACCGCAAACTCTTGAAAGGGCTGATTCTTCTTGTTCACCCAACATATGAGGCTTCTGACTCCGGAATTAAAGCTATATCTGCACTATGCTGCTTGGAATCAAATAGACAGAATTTGGTTCAAGAAGGTGTGATAAGTAGACTCTTGACCTACATTTTCGATTCTGAAAGACATGAAAGGAATTTGGCACCTAAAGCATTGTCGACAATCGAGCTTCTTCTAGAACTAGAGAGTGCAAAAGCGGCTTTGATCAATAACCCTAATGGTATTAAAGCTCTCATTAAGATGGTCTTTAGGTTTTCAGAGCACGAAGGCAGCGAAAGCGCTGTTCAATCGTTGACGATTATATGCACAGATTCTTTACAGGCACGAGACGAAGCAATTAGTGCAGGAGTTTTGACTCAATTACTTCTGCTTTTGCAGAGCCAGTGTAGTGCTAGGACTAAAACAAAAGCAAGAATGTTACTCAAGCTGCTTAGGTCCAGGTGGGATTAG
- the LOC118030399 gene encoding U-box domain-containing protein 26 isoform X1, protein MEEAEMTIPHLFMCPISLELIKDPVTLCTGQTYDRSSIEKWLAAGNLTCPVTMQKLQDPSMVPNHTLRHLIDQWLQMGTQFDPVLCTIDCLASLKKNLESDEATLENKCQTLQKIQALTEESQSGNSCLLQLGFLPLLLELLFGKTESKLSQECVKFAEQALSWVLRLMSPGEYEYLNMLNEESKLESFQVLFDQGTGKIKRSLCQVIEAISSSMETRELCAKLGKNRKLLKGLILLVHPTYEASDSGIKAISALCCLESNRQNLVQEGVISRLLTYIFDSERHERNLAPKALSTIELLLELESAKAALINNPNGIKALIKMVFRFSEHEGSESAVQSLTIICTDSLQARDEAISAGVLTQLLLLLQSQCSARTKTKARMLLKLLRSRWD, encoded by the coding sequence ATGGAAGAAGCAGAAATGACCATACCCCACTTGTTCATGTGTCCAATTAGTCTAGAATTGATCAAAGATCCAGTAACTCTATGTACGGGCCAAACTTATGACAGATCTAGCATAGAAAAATGGCTTGCTGCTGGTAATCTTACATGCCCTGTCACAATGCAGAAACTTCAGGATCCATCCATGGTTCCTAATCACACTCTTCGCCATTTGATTGATCAGTGGCTGCAAATGGGCACTCAGTTTGATCCTGTTTTGTGTACAATTGATTGCTTAGCCTCGTTGAAGAAAAATCTTGAATCAGATGAAGCTACCTTGGAGAACAAGTGTCAAACACTCCAAAAAATCCAAGCTCTAACAGAGGAATCACAATCTGGAAACTCTTGCTTGCTTCAATTAGGCTTCTTGCCTTTATTATTGGAACTACTTTTTGGAAAAACAGAATCCAAACTGTCTCAAGAATGTGTTAAGTTTGCAGAACAAGCTCTTTCTTGGGTCCTAAGATTGATGTCACCCGGCGAGTACGAGTATTTAAATATGCTAAACGAAGAGTCTAAATTGGAGTCCTTCCAGGTTTTGTTTGACCAAGGAACTGGCAAGATCAAGAGGAGTTTGTGCCAAGTAATAGAGGCAATATCATCATCCATGGAGACAAGAGAACTCTGTGCTAAGCTTGGCAAAAACCGCAAACTCTTGAAAGGGCTGATTCTTCTTGTTCACCCAACATATGAGGCTTCTGACTCCGGAATTAAAGCTATATCTGCACTATGCTGCTTGGAATCAAATAGACAGAATTTGGTTCAAGAAGGTGTGATAAGTAGACTCTTGACCTACATTTTCGATTCTGAAAGACATGAAAGGAATTTGGCACCTAAAGCATTGTCGACAATCGAGCTTCTTCTAGAACTAGAGAGTGCAAAAGCGGCTTTGATCAATAACCCTAATGGTATTAAAGCTCTCATTAAGATGGTCTTTAGGTTTTCAGAGCACGAAGGCAGCGAAAGCGCTGTTCAATCGTTGACGATTATATGCACAGATTCTTTACAGGCACGAGACGAAGCAATTAGTGCAGGAGTTTTGACTCAATTACTTCTGCTTTTGCAGAGCCAGTGTAGTGCTAGGACTAAAACAAAAGCAAGAATGTTACTCAAGCTGCTTAGGTCCAGGTGGGATTAG